A genomic segment from Chitinophaga flava encodes:
- a CDS encoding DUF1349 domain-containing protein, which translates to MKKKLFVLASLVLCFFSAVAAPPDSVRIKGIPHPCTWINPPKNFEVTPEGLSITATQGTDFYNYPGGGYNIATAPILVFKPDKDFVLTAKIKVDFKKMYDGGAIYVMVDSTQYIKFLFENSQYGTLSVCSGVTNTYTDDSNNAVTTKNEVYFRLAKSGNLYGLFYSPDGQRWEAIRLVNFVPKGPVSIGFSSQSPLGESCTSIFSEIVYTPGAFKNPKTGDM; encoded by the coding sequence GTGAAAAAGAAACTTTTTGTACTCGCCAGCCTGGTCCTCTGTTTTTTCAGCGCTGTAGCAGCTCCCCCAGACAGCGTACGGATCAAAGGCATACCACATCCCTGCACCTGGATCAATCCACCTAAAAACTTTGAAGTCACTCCTGAAGGACTGTCCATCACCGCAACACAAGGCACTGATTTTTACAATTATCCCGGCGGCGGCTATAACATCGCCACCGCTCCTATCCTCGTTTTTAAGCCGGATAAAGACTTTGTGCTCACGGCCAAAATAAAGGTGGATTTTAAAAAGATGTACGACGGCGGAGCCATCTATGTCATGGTAGATTCTACCCAGTATATCAAATTCCTCTTCGAAAACAGCCAGTATGGCACGCTCTCTGTTTGCTCTGGGGTTACCAATACCTACACCGACGACAGTAACAATGCCGTGACTACAAAAAATGAAGTGTATTTCCGGCTTGCAAAATCCGGTAATTTATACGGACTCTTTTATTCTCCGGATGGCCAGCGCTGGGAAGCGATACGCCTGGTGAATTTCGTTCCCAAAGGACCGGTAAGCATAGGCTTTTCTTCCCAGTCTCCACTGGGCGAATCCTGCACCAGTATTTTTTCAGAGATCGTATATACCCCGGGAGCCTTTAAAAACCCGAAAACAGGAGATATGTAA
- a CDS encoding carboxypeptidase-like regulatory domain-containing protein — translation MHDPVTKFNQIIRYLTFFLLCCCSYLSLSAQHAIKGTVYQKDTRRTLSGATILLYDEKARIKAQTISNEQGNFLINNVPVGFYRLLVSFMGNRTEMIPVEITARTNTLTFNYIQLSPSISLSRVEVKADRPLMAIRKDTVEFSAGDLPTLPNANMQNLIEKIPGLTIDDNGNLSYLGSPIKELFIDGRSVLQNMNSAKRLMEILKADLADKIQISDKKNLSGLTEPGRNEKVLNIVVKAEMRKGVRGTVTGGYGTHDRYNANTTFNMFRKKNTMLGDVLANNNNTLSDAGTNPSVNFLGNNQQGINKLLNIGTYITMEVNKKIKLTVNLKHQEQDIITNELQQRENIFQDSSTFYHSNNLRHQNIKHTGGNFFLDIQPDINNKITVSTTVDREKQEQHNTRSYSTTGSRMNTLNSGTLSNNDSAISKTLETMVDYSHKFGRTGRVLAFHGELNKNWIYSYQLNINNNNVFSPFTTADSLNQKVSPKNDITQLALGASYSEPIDRNWMASVNYTLRDYNTNNRQNTSDFSNIIHGYVPNDSLTYCFNSKVINHLVKPSLTYNKGKLMVIGAVGLSLNNMNSDNFSSHQKFTNQTTYVDHALTAVVKIDPYKTLTINYGGMTAPVDPKQLWPVSNNSNPLYVQLGNPDLINSFISSLIVSYFSNGIRGNVFGNIMQVKHIKNDFSTAVFTDSIGRQVTMPINVSGNWDATNTMIFGYRLKKPGLTINYRNSFDYARSTTKINSLDNITKKLSILQALTTSFTLKKTIEIGVKAIIDYKGNLYSLQGDYYNDYIQYSLGLNVNAWLPLDFNIGTNVNYTNNTEARAHFTLFNGWLGRSFLHNKSLLAKFFAFDLLHQNKSIQAYYGNTYRETLQTTNLSQYFMFSLSYTYGRKGSKNTLPQKSR, via the coding sequence ATGCACGATCCAGTAACCAAATTCAACCAGATCATACGCTATTTAACCTTTTTTCTGCTTTGTTGTTGCTCATATCTTTCCCTCAGCGCACAACATGCTATTAAGGGAACTGTTTACCAGAAAGATACCAGAAGAACCCTTTCCGGCGCAACCATATTATTGTATGATGAAAAAGCCAGAATAAAAGCCCAGACAATTTCAAATGAACAAGGCAATTTCCTTATCAATAATGTACCGGTTGGTTTCTATAGATTACTTGTGAGTTTTATGGGGAACAGAACAGAAATGATTCCTGTAGAAATCACTGCCAGAACAAACACATTAACATTCAACTATATTCAGCTCTCACCCAGTATCAGCCTTAGCAGAGTGGAAGTAAAAGCAGACAGACCACTAATGGCCATCCGTAAAGACACTGTCGAATTCAGTGCTGGTGATCTGCCCACATTGCCGAATGCCAATATGCAAAATCTCATTGAAAAAATTCCAGGCCTTACGATAGATGACAACGGAAATTTGTCTTACCTGGGCTCACCCATCAAGGAATTGTTTATCGATGGCCGCTCTGTACTTCAAAATATGAATAGTGCCAAACGCCTCATGGAAATACTCAAAGCAGATCTGGCAGATAAAATTCAGATCTCCGACAAAAAAAATCTCTCAGGCCTGACAGAACCCGGTAGAAATGAAAAAGTGCTGAACATTGTTGTTAAAGCGGAAATGAGAAAAGGCGTTCGCGGCACCGTCACCGGGGGCTACGGCACTCACGACAGATACAATGCCAATACCACCTTCAACATGTTCCGAAAAAAAAATACCATGCTGGGAGATGTACTGGCTAATAACAACAATACACTCAGTGATGCTGGAACAAACCCTTCTGTTAATTTCCTGGGCAACAACCAGCAAGGCATCAACAAACTCCTGAATATTGGTACCTACATCACAATGGAAGTCAATAAGAAAATAAAACTCACTGTCAATCTCAAACACCAGGAACAGGATATAATAACCAATGAGTTGCAACAACGTGAAAACATCTTCCAGGACAGCAGCACTTTTTACCACAGCAACAACCTAAGGCATCAAAACATCAAACATACCGGCGGCAATTTTTTTCTCGATATCCAACCTGATATAAACAACAAAATTACTGTATCTACTACTGTGGATCGAGAAAAACAGGAACAACACAATACACGTTCCTATAGTACTACCGGCTCCCGCATGAACACATTAAACAGCGGAACACTCAGCAACAACGACAGTGCCATCAGCAAAACACTCGAAACCATGGTCGACTACTCCCATAAATTCGGCAGAACAGGGCGCGTGCTGGCCTTCCATGGGGAACTCAATAAAAACTGGATATATAGCTATCAGCTCAACATCAATAACAACAATGTTTTTAGTCCTTTTACCACAGCCGACTCCCTTAATCAGAAAGTCAGTCCCAAAAATGATATTACCCAGCTGGCACTCGGAGCCAGCTACAGTGAACCAATAGATAGAAACTGGATGGCATCGGTCAACTACACACTGAGAGATTATAATACCAATAACCGCCAGAACACTTCAGACTTCAGCAATATCATACACGGTTATGTACCCAATGACTCACTGACTTACTGTTTTAACAGCAAAGTCATTAACCATCTTGTCAAACCATCCCTTACCTATAACAAGGGGAAATTAATGGTGATAGGTGCAGTAGGACTTTCTCTCAATAACATGAACAGTGACAACTTTTCCAGTCACCAGAAATTTACCAACCAGACTACCTACGTAGACCATGCCTTAACAGCAGTTGTAAAAATAGATCCTTACAAAACACTAACCATCAATTATGGTGGCATGACCGCGCCTGTTGATCCCAAACAGTTATGGCCGGTTAGCAACAACAGCAATCCCCTGTATGTCCAGCTGGGCAATCCGGACCTTATCAACAGCTTTATAAGTTCTCTGATTGTATCCTACTTCTCTAACGGTATCAGGGGGAATGTATTTGGGAACATCATGCAAGTAAAACATATAAAAAATGATTTCTCCACAGCTGTTTTCACTGATTCTATCGGCAGACAGGTAACTATGCCTATCAATGTGTCCGGTAACTGGGACGCAACCAACACTATGATCTTTGGATATCGGCTCAAAAAACCCGGCCTTACAATCAACTACAGAAATTCCTTTGATTACGCACGGAGTACAACGAAGATCAACAGCCTCGATAACATCACCAAGAAACTCTCTATCCTTCAAGCGCTGACAACCTCCTTCACCTTGAAAAAAACAATAGAAATAGGTGTCAAAGCGATCATAGATTACAAAGGCAACCTGTATTCCCTGCAGGGAGATTACTACAACGACTATATCCAGTACTCCCTGGGATTGAATGTAAACGCATGGCTTCCCCTGGATTTTAATATAGGCACCAACGTTAACTATACCAATAACACCGAAGCCCGCGCACATTTTACACTATTCAATGGTTGGCTTGGCAGAAGCTTTCTGCATAACAAATCCTTACTGGCTAAATTCTTTGCATTTGACCTCCTGCACCAAAATAAAAGTATTCAGGCCTACTATGGCAATACCTACCGCGAAACATTACAAACAACCAATCTCTCGCAATATTTTATGTTCAGCCTTTCCTACACTTATGGCAGGAAAGGCTCCAAAAATACATTGCCTCAGAAGTCCAGATAA
- a CDS encoding S9 family peptidase: MKRGLLLLLTGCMAGGIQFSYAQQQTYTMAQATNGLRAELAPERLKQFEWVPGENAYTRVVAANGSQTWVKYKVLGGKALPATDTLLTLSSLNQQLAFTKPVRTLPALHWLDNNTAWFSIGNILYTGKPENGRMTFQTWCTLPASAENITVNSQSRQIAYTVNNNLFLRTADGKEQTITRDEDINIVNGKSVHRDEFGIDKGIFFSPKGDLVAFYRMDQRMVNDYRIMDWSVTPAHANTIKYPMAGGKSHEVTLGVYQPSTQKTVFLKTSGEADHYLTCVTWAPDQQSVYVALLNRDQNHLWLNQYSAGTGELIKTLFEETDPKYVHPSHPLSFVPGKPDQFIWWSDRDGYTHLYLYNTSGKLQKQLTKGAWVVNELQGYHTASNEVIITAAKESPMEKHVYAVNLQSAALRRLDKAAGWHDTQVSSNGDYVLDAYSSKDMPSAAVITALNGKYEEPILQAADPLKNFKRPEIRQVTLKADDGTPLYGKLILPVNFDSTRQYPVIVYLYNGPNVQLIRNTFPYSGNLWYEYMAQRGYVVFTMDGRGSANRGMAFEQATFRQLGTIEMNDQLQGVAYLKSLPYVNQQKMGVHGWSFGGFMTTSLMLRHPGVFQAAVAGGPVIDWSMYEVMYTERYMDTPQQNPEGYANSNLLTKTKNLQGHLMLIHGTNDDVVVWQHSIDFLKACVDNEVQVDYFVYPGHLHNVLGKDRVHLMQKITDYFDAHLK; the protein is encoded by the coding sequence ATGAAAAGAGGATTGTTATTGCTTTTGACAGGTTGCATGGCAGGTGGGATACAGTTTTCCTATGCTCAGCAACAAACATACACTATGGCGCAGGCTACCAACGGACTTCGTGCGGAGCTGGCGCCGGAAAGATTAAAACAATTTGAATGGGTGCCTGGTGAAAATGCCTACACCAGAGTTGTCGCTGCCAATGGCAGCCAGACATGGGTAAAATACAAAGTGCTGGGAGGAAAAGCCCTTCCCGCCACAGACACATTGCTTACCTTGTCTTCTCTCAATCAGCAACTCGCTTTCACAAAACCTGTACGGACATTGCCCGCACTACACTGGCTGGATAACAACACCGCCTGGTTCAGCATCGGTAATATCCTGTATACCGGAAAACCGGAAAACGGCAGGATGACTTTCCAGACATGGTGTACCTTGCCCGCCAGCGCTGAAAATATAACTGTCAACAGCCAAAGCCGCCAGATTGCATATACGGTTAACAATAATCTTTTCCTGCGTACCGCAGATGGAAAGGAACAGACTATCACCCGGGATGAAGATATCAATATCGTCAACGGGAAAAGTGTGCACCGCGATGAGTTTGGTATCGACAAAGGAATCTTCTTCTCTCCCAAAGGGGACCTCGTAGCTTTCTACCGCATGGACCAGCGTATGGTCAACGACTATCGGATCATGGACTGGTCAGTTACCCCGGCACATGCCAATACTATCAAGTATCCCATGGCAGGTGGTAAATCGCATGAAGTAACATTAGGTGTGTATCAGCCTTCCACCCAAAAAACAGTTTTCCTGAAAACAAGTGGTGAAGCTGATCATTATCTTACCTGTGTTACCTGGGCTCCCGACCAGCAATCGGTATATGTGGCATTGCTGAACAGGGACCAGAATCACTTATGGCTCAATCAATACAGTGCCGGCACCGGAGAACTGATCAAGACACTTTTTGAAGAAACAGACCCTAAATATGTACATCCGTCTCACCCACTGAGCTTTGTGCCCGGCAAGCCGGACCAGTTTATCTGGTGGAGTGACCGTGACGGCTATACGCACTTGTATCTGTACAATACTTCCGGTAAGCTACAAAAACAGCTGACCAAAGGAGCGTGGGTAGTGAATGAATTGCAGGGTTATCATACAGCCTCCAATGAGGTGATCATCACCGCAGCGAAGGAAAGTCCTATGGAAAAACATGTATATGCAGTCAATCTCCAGTCAGCGGCACTACGCCGCCTGGACAAGGCTGCCGGCTGGCATGACACACAGGTAAGCAGCAATGGTGATTATGTACTGGATGCCTATAGTTCTAAAGATATGCCTTCAGCGGCCGTTATTACTGCGCTTAACGGCAAGTATGAAGAACCCATCCTGCAGGCGGCAGATCCGCTGAAAAATTTCAAGCGTCCTGAAATCCGCCAGGTGACACTGAAAGCAGACGATGGCACTCCGCTTTATGGTAAACTGATCCTGCCGGTGAACTTTGACAGTACCCGTCAGTATCCGGTGATTGTGTATCTCTACAACGGTCCGAACGTACAACTGATCCGTAATACTTTCCCCTATAGCGGCAACCTCTGGTATGAATACATGGCCCAGCGCGGGTATGTTGTATTTACGATGGATGGCCGTGGCAGCGCCAACCGCGGAATGGCCTTTGAACAGGCAACCTTCCGCCAACTGGGTACTATAGAAATGAATGACCAGCTGCAAGGCGTTGCTTATCTCAAATCACTTCCTTATGTGAACCAGCAGAAAATGGGTGTTCATGGATGGAGCTTCGGTGGTTTTATGACAACATCCCTGATGCTGCGCCACCCTGGCGTATTCCAGGCAGCCGTGGCTGGTGGCCCGGTGATAGACTGGAGCATGTATGAAGTGATGTATACCGAGCGTTATATGGATACACCGCAACAAAATCCGGAAGGATATGCCAATTCCAATCTGCTGACCAAAACCAAAAATCTGCAGGGGCATCTGATGCTGATACATGGTACCAATGATGATGTAGTAGTATGGCAACATTCTATCGATTTCCTGAAAGCCTGTGTGGACAATGAAGTACAGGTAGATTATTTTGTGTATCCCGGTCATCTGCACAATGTGCTGGGTAAAGACAGGGTACATCTGATGCAGAAGATCACAGATTATTTTGACGCGCATCTGAAATAG
- a CDS encoding SGNH/GDSL hydrolase family protein → MNRTMLSLMALLLCCSRLFAQSPTPAPLDYHDAMEFPLIGKYHQEHNYNRLPARFESTVRPAVWALSRNAAGIAVRFRSNATTIGARWKVLNNASMNHMTATGIRGLDLYALVDNKWQFVNSAIPDNSNRSERTLLKNGETTWREYLLFLPLYDGVDSLSIGVNTGASIEKPQQTLLSDKKPIVYYGSSIAQGGCATRPGMAYTNILVRQLQRPIINLGFSGNGMFESAVGEAICETDPSLIVIDCNPNTVPEQIHERAVKLVQQLRACKPQIPILLVENYMYENGYFEKDVREIVFRKRAELRKAYDELLKAGVKNLHYLSGEGFLGEDHEGTVDGVHPTDVGMERFAAHILPTLRKLIKEK, encoded by the coding sequence ATGAATAGAACGATGCTATCCCTGATGGCACTGCTGCTGTGCTGCAGCCGCCTGTTTGCACAATCACCCACTCCGGCTCCCCTTGATTATCACGATGCCATGGAATTTCCCCTGATCGGTAAATATCATCAGGAACATAATTACAACCGACTACCAGCCAGATTTGAATCAACCGTCAGGCCAGCTGTATGGGCACTTAGCCGCAATGCTGCCGGCATCGCTGTACGTTTCCGCTCCAACGCCACCACCATCGGAGCCAGATGGAAAGTGCTGAACAACGCCTCCATGAACCACATGACTGCTACTGGTATCAGAGGCCTCGACCTCTACGCTCTCGTCGATAACAAATGGCAGTTTGTCAACAGTGCCATCCCCGACAACAGCAATCGCTCCGAACGTACACTGCTCAAAAACGGAGAAACCACCTGGCGCGAATACCTGCTTTTCCTCCCACTCTATGATGGAGTAGATTCGCTGTCTATCGGAGTGAACACCGGCGCCTCCATCGAAAAACCCCAGCAAACACTACTGTCCGATAAAAAGCCAATAGTATACTACGGCAGCAGCATCGCACAGGGCGGATGCGCTACCAGACCCGGTATGGCTTACACCAATATACTTGTCCGCCAACTGCAACGCCCGATTATCAACCTCGGTTTCAGCGGCAATGGTATGTTTGAATCCGCTGTAGGCGAAGCTATCTGCGAAACAGACCCATCGCTGATTGTTATCGATTGTAATCCGAATACAGTGCCCGAACAGATACATGAAAGAGCTGTTAAACTTGTACAACAACTACGCGCCTGCAAACCACAAATACCCATACTCCTCGTAGAGAACTACATGTACGAAAATGGCTATTTTGAAAAGGATGTCCGCGAGATTGTATTCCGTAAGCGAGCAGAACTCAGAAAAGCCTATGATGAGCTACTCAAAGCCGGTGTCAAAAACCTTCACTACCTGAGCGGAGAAGGCTTTCTCGGAGAAGACCACGAAGGAACAGTAGACGGCGTACACCCTACAGACGTAGGCATGGAACGTTTTGCTGCACATATACTCCCTACCCTCCGAAAACTGATCAAAGAAAAATAA
- a CDS encoding OmpA/MotB family protein — MKIEHLALPVALITIMASCSAPKKLRESEARNARLDSLYRASESQRKKCEEDAARATAAYKDKMESFQDQQTQLKANNSQMLEHLKELSVISSSQAESIKKSLDNIGAKDAYIKDLQSAIARKDSLNMQLVMNLKGAVGNMDDKDINIKVEKGVVYIDISDKLLFKSGSYEVADRAKDVLGKVAKVLINQPDIEFMVEGHTDNVPYRPNVLLDNWDLSVKRATSVVRILQNQYQIPAARMTAAGRGENVPVASNETAEGRAANRRTRIVILPQLDQFFKLLEKPAN, encoded by the coding sequence ATGAAGATTGAACATTTAGCCTTACCTGTGGCGCTGATCACCATCATGGCTTCCTGCTCTGCTCCTAAAAAATTAAGGGAGTCTGAAGCGCGCAACGCAAGATTGGACAGTCTTTACAGGGCAAGTGAAAGCCAACGTAAAAAATGTGAGGAAGATGCCGCCAGGGCCACTGCTGCTTACAAAGACAAGATGGAATCATTCCAGGACCAGCAGACACAGTTGAAAGCCAACAACTCCCAGATGCTGGAGCATCTGAAAGAGCTGTCTGTTATCTCCAGTTCACAGGCTGAAAGTATCAAAAAATCTCTCGACAACATCGGCGCCAAAGATGCCTATATCAAGGACCTGCAGTCAGCTATTGCACGTAAAGACTCTCTGAACATGCAGCTGGTAATGAACCTGAAAGGAGCTGTCGGCAACATGGATGATAAAGACATCAACATCAAGGTAGAAAAAGGCGTAGTATATATCGATATCTCTGACAAACTGCTGTTTAAGAGTGGTAGTTATGAGGTAGCTGACCGGGCAAAAGATGTACTGGGTAAAGTGGCCAAAGTACTGATCAACCAGCCGGACATTGAATTTATGGTGGAAGGCCATACAGACAATGTGCCTTATCGTCCGAATGTATTGCTTGACAACTGGGATCTGAGTGTGAAAAGGGCTACTTCGGTAGTACGTATCCTGCAGAACCAGTATCAGATACCTGCTGCGCGTATGACAGCTGCGGGTAGAGGCGAAAATGTACCTGTTGCTTCCAACGAAACTGCAGAAGGCCGTGCTGCTAACCGCAGAACAAGAATTGTTATTCTGCCGCAGCTCGACCAGTTCTTCAAATTACTGGAAAAACCAGCTAACTAA
- a CDS encoding DinB family protein: protein MDIKKEIVKTLKDLLLKSNAHVNFAAAVKGLPAELRGVVPAQLPYSVWQLVEHIRLTQADILNFSRNADYQSPAWPEGYWPKKAAPVNDAAWEQSLNQVKSDTHAFIALLEAPEADLFRPFPYGDGQHLFREALLIADHTSYHTGEIIAVRRLLNAWK from the coding sequence ATGGATATCAAAAAGGAAATCGTCAAAACATTGAAGGATCTTTTACTGAAATCCAATGCACATGTCAATTTCGCTGCTGCTGTCAAAGGCTTGCCCGCGGAGTTAAGGGGCGTAGTGCCGGCACAGTTGCCTTACAGTGTCTGGCAGCTGGTAGAGCATATCAGGCTCACCCAGGCAGACATTCTGAATTTCAGTCGTAATGCTGACTATCAATCACCAGCCTGGCCGGAAGGCTACTGGCCCAAGAAGGCGGCGCCGGTCAATGACGCAGCATGGGAGCAGAGCCTTAATCAGGTCAAGTCGGATACCCATGCTTTCATTGCATTGCTGGAAGCCCCTGAGGCAGACCTTTTCAGGCCTTTCCCCTATGGAGATGGACAACATCTTTTCCGGGAAGCACTGCTGATCGCGGACCACACTAGTTATCATACCGGTGAAATCATTGCGGTGCGTCGTTTACTGAAT
- a CDS encoding LacI family DNA-binding transcriptional regulator: MRKGVSSGQPTIKEIAKRLNISVSTVSRALHDHHSIGLRTKARVKALAAELNYERNQTAVFFQQGKTFTIGILLPELSEAFFSSAISGIEDTAYSNNYTVLLGQSHDDEAREKQIIQSMKQHRVDGCIVSIGKNTRNYEHFEMLRQARIPVVFFDRVPDLPNIHAVSCNLESGTIQAVDFLLKKGHRVIGMINGPEQLVASKERATGYIKALRKHRLKYDPELIVNADLTAAGTDTAMEYLLSLKRKVTAVVTFNDYVAMDAVQYALKRKLEINKDITFVSYANTPVSGYTAFPPAASVEQFPYEQGQAATNMLLSLLNGEHALNDYTNMIMESQLVIHNR; this comes from the coding sequence ATGAGAAAGGGGGTTTCTTCGGGGCAACCAACGATAAAGGAAATTGCAAAAAGGCTTAATATCTCTGTATCTACTGTATCTAGAGCGTTGCATGATCATCACAGTATCGGGTTGAGAACCAAAGCCAGAGTGAAAGCGCTGGCAGCTGAACTGAATTATGAACGTAACCAGACCGCAGTTTTTTTCCAGCAGGGCAAAACCTTCACTATCGGCATTTTACTTCCGGAACTGTCTGAAGCCTTCTTTTCCAGTGCCATCAGCGGCATTGAAGATACTGCCTACAGCAACAACTACACTGTTCTGCTGGGCCAGTCGCATGATGATGAAGCCAGAGAAAAACAGATCATCCAGAGCATGAAACAACACCGCGTAGACGGCTGCATTGTATCTATTGGAAAAAACACCCGCAATTACGAACATTTTGAAATGCTGCGGCAGGCGCGTATTCCGGTCGTTTTCTTTGACCGCGTGCCCGACCTTCCCAATATCCACGCCGTTTCCTGTAACCTGGAATCCGGCACCATCCAGGCGGTGGATTTTCTCCTGAAAAAAGGCCACCGCGTTATTGGCATGATCAATGGTCCTGAACAACTGGTAGCCAGCAAAGAAAGAGCTACCGGCTATATCAAAGCCCTCCGCAAACATCGGCTCAAATATGACCCCGAACTGATCGTCAATGCCGACCTGACCGCTGCCGGTACCGACACTGCCATGGAATACCTTCTTTCTCTCAAACGGAAAGTGACAGCCGTTGTTACCTTCAACGACTATGTAGCCATGGACGCTGTACAATACGCACTCAAAAGAAAACTGGAAATAAACAAAGACATTACTTTCGTATCTTACGCTAACACTCCGGTAAGTGGATATACTGCCTTCCCTCCTGCTGCTTCCGTAGAACAATTCCCCTACGAGCAGGGACAGGCCGCCACCAACATGCTGCTATCACTCCTGAATGGTGAACATGCACTGAATGATTATACGAATATGATCATGGAGTCACAACTGGTTATACATAACCGGTAA
- a CDS encoding DsbA family protein, with protein sequence MSAPLFCDPVTGVCEIPGAVTTAVSAATAGMPVSKPIKLIYFTDPICSTCWGIEPQWRRLKLEYGHLLEIHYHMGGLLPSWEVYNSGGISGPVDVAHHWEEVSHYYQMPIDGSIWLEDPLDSSYPPSVWFKAAQLQDGPRSIIFLRRLREMVFMEKKNITRQEHVKDAAAYAQLDLTKLEQDFNQQAQLLFEQDLQLGRQMGVRGFPSVFMINQAGHRELVYGAKPYVVFTTALRKLLPEALPRTYLKGLDIFSYFPTLTTKEYAVLHDIAFETAAAQLESFRQQQQLSVVKAGGGELWRRSYLDF encoded by the coding sequence ATGAGCGCACCTTTATTCTGTGACCCGGTAACCGGCGTATGTGAAATTCCTGGAGCTGTTACTACAGCTGTTTCAGCAGCTACTGCGGGGATGCCTGTTTCCAAACCCATAAAACTCATTTATTTTACAGATCCGATCTGTTCTACCTGCTGGGGCATTGAGCCGCAATGGCGCCGGTTAAAGCTGGAATACGGGCATTTACTGGAAATTCATTATCACATGGGTGGCCTACTGCCCTCCTGGGAGGTGTATAATTCCGGTGGCATCAGTGGCCCTGTTGATGTGGCCCATCATTGGGAAGAAGTAAGCCACTATTATCAGATGCCCATTGATGGCAGTATATGGCTGGAAGACCCGCTGGACTCATCCTATCCGCCATCTGTATGGTTCAAGGCAGCCCAGCTGCAGGATGGGCCCAGGAGTATTATATTCCTACGGAGGTTGCGGGAGATGGTGTTTATGGAAAAAAAGAATATCACCCGACAGGAACATGTGAAGGATGCAGCGGCATATGCACAACTGGATCTGACAAAACTGGAGCAGGATTTTAATCAGCAGGCGCAGCTGCTGTTTGAGCAGGATCTTCAACTGGGCCGGCAAATGGGTGTAAGAGGATTTCCCTCTGTGTTTATGATCAATCAGGCAGGCCACAGGGAATTGGTATATGGAGCCAAGCCTTACGTCGTATTTACCACTGCATTGCGTAAGCTGTTGCCAGAGGCACTTCCGCGTACTTATCTGAAAGGGTTGGATATCTTTTCCTATTTTCCTACGCTGACAACCAAAGAATATGCGGTATTGCACGATATAGCATTTGAAACTGCTGCAGCGCAACTCGAAAGCTTCCGGCAGCAACAACAGTTATCTGTTGTAAAAGCTGGCGGTGGAGAGTTGTGGCGTCGAAGTTATCTGGACTTCTGA
- a CDS encoding DUF2867 domain-containing protein has translation MAMKKQYTYFEDVRQIRINDNDCTLQKIWAIGGQNGWYYGNWMWQLRGYLDELAGGPGLRRGRRHPSELVEGDYLDVWRVAVADKTGRRLLLQAEMKLPGEAWLEFTIKEDILVQTASFHAYGLAGKLYWYLMLPFHGFIFPGMIRKLI, from the coding sequence ATGGCAATGAAAAAACAGTATACCTATTTCGAAGATGTTAGACAGATCAGGATTAACGACAATGACTGCACTTTGCAAAAGATATGGGCTATAGGAGGACAGAACGGATGGTATTACGGCAACTGGATGTGGCAGCTACGGGGATACCTGGATGAGCTGGCAGGAGGACCAGGACTCAGGCGGGGAAGAAGACATCCCTCTGAACTGGTGGAAGGTGACTATCTGGATGTATGGAGGGTTGCAGTAGCAGATAAAACGGGCAGAAGATTATTGTTGCAGGCTGAAATGAAACTACCGGGTGAGGCCTGGCTTGAATTCACTATCAAGGAAGATATACTGGTACAGACCGCTTCCTTTCACGCATATGGTTTAGCAGGAAAATTGTATTGGTATCTGATGTTGCCCTTCCATGGATTTATATTTCCGGGCATGATCCGCAAACTGATTTAA